A DNA window from Ctenopharyngodon idella isolate HZGC_01 chromosome 8, HZGC01, whole genome shotgun sequence contains the following coding sequences:
- the LOC127517920 gene encoding MAP kinase-activated protein kinase 2-like encodes MLDNTESKNDSVLSSEQQESQHDQIGTVPPESTLKSSLKIKKKVITEEYKLAGQVLGIGINGKVWEIFQKKNGKHYALKMLRDTPKARREVELHCRASSCPRIVEIEDVFENYYQGKKCLLLIMECMEGGELFRRIQERGDQAFTEREASEIMRSIGEAVEFLHGINIAHRDLKPENLLYTSKQQDAQLKLTDFGFAKETTSNNCLTTPCYTPYYVAPEVLGPEKYDKSCDMWSLGVIMYILLCGYPPFYSNHGLQLSPGMRKRIRNGQYEFPNPEWSQVSEEAKQLICQLLKTDPTERMTIAEFMNHSWINKSMTVPPTHLHTSRVLIEESDVWDKVKEEMSNALATMRVDYEQIKIKAIEDSSNPLLLKRRKKMAAAMKEAPGL; translated from the exons taaaaatgattCAGTGCTTTCCAGTGAGCAGCAAGAGAGTCAACATGATCAGATTGGAACTGTGCCTCCAGAGTCGACACTGAAATCCTCCCTGAAGATAAAGAAGAAAGTAATAACTGAGGAGTATAAGCTTGCAGGACAAGTGCTCGGGATAGGCATTAATGGCAAGGTCTGGGAAATATTCCAGAAGAAAAACGGCAAACACTATGCCTTAAAG ATGTTGCGGGACACCCCTAAGGCTCGACGGGAAGTGGAACTTCACTGCAGGGCATCAAGCTGCCCACGTATCGTAGAAATTGAAGATGTCTTTGAGAATTACTACCAAGGCAAAAAGTGTTTGCTTCTCATCATGGAGTG TATGGAAGGGGGAGAACTCTTTCGCCGCATTCAGGAACGTGGTGATCAAGCTTTCACTGAAAGAG AAGCCTCGGAAATAATGAGAAGCATAGGAGAAGCTGTCGAGTTTCTGCATGGTATTAACATTGCTCACAGAGACCTCAAG CCAGAGAATTTACTATACACATCAAAACAGCAGGACGCCCAGCTCAAGCTTACAGACTTTGGATTCGCCAAAGAGACCACATCCAACAACTGCTTGACCACCCCATGCTATACACCGTATTATGTGG CCCCAGAGGTGCTTGGTCCAGAGAAATATGATAAGTCATGTGACATGTGGTCATTAGGAGTCATCATGTACATCCT GTTGTGTGGATATCCACCATTCTACTCAAACCATGGCTTACAACTCTCACCAGGAATGAGAAAACGGATACGGAATGGCCAGTATGAATTTCCAAATCCTGAATGGTCACAGGTGTCAGAGGAAG CAAAGCAGCTCATTTGCCAACTGCTGAAAACAGATCCTACAGAGAGAATGACCATCGCAGAATTCATGAACCATTCTTGGATCAAT AAGTCAATGACGGTTCCTCCGACACATCTGCACACGAGTCGAGTCCTTATAGAAGAGAGTGATGTCTGGGATAAAGTCAAG GAAGAGATGTCTAACGCCTTAGCAACAATGAGAGTGGACTACGAACAAATAAAGATCAAAGCGATCGAGGACTCGTCCAATCCTCTTCTTttaaagagaagaaagaaaatggcGGCTGCAATGAAAGAAGCACCAGGACTGTGA